In the genome of Notamacropus eugenii isolate mMacEug1 chromosome 5, mMacEug1.pri_v2, whole genome shotgun sequence, one region contains:
- the FNDC10 gene encoding fibronectin type III domain-containing protein 10, translated as MSAPHRRVPWPWLWRRLLPPLLLLLLLAPRPHVCGDPVPPVPPPPSPEPEAEPGPDPPWCPYKVLSEGQEAGTGRLCFRSPEPDFRCQQRLCKAYRSAGRTLVANVLRNSSVLLQWRPPPAAPARELRGFALNCSWDGSYTRFQCDRVQLGASCRDYLVPDVHDSVRYRLCLQPLLRRPRREPSPPGAAPSPTPPPPPPAECVEFAAEPAGMRDIVIAMTAVGGSICVMLVIICLLVAYITENLMHPAFGRPRGRRQP; from the coding sequence ATGAGCGCGCCCCACCGGCGCGTGCCTTGGCCCTGGCTGTGGCGGCGGCTCCTGCcgccactgctactgctgctgctcctgGCCCCGCGGCCCCACGTCTGCGGCGACCCTGTGCCACCTGTGCCACCGCCGCCCAGCCCCGAGCCCGAGGCGGAGCCCGGCCCAGACCCCCCGTGGTGTCCCTACAAGGTGCTGAGCGAAGGCCAGGAGGCCGGCACTGGCCGCCTGTGCTTCCGCAGCCCGGAGCCCGATTTCCGCTGCCAGCAGCGCCTGTGCAAGGCTTACCGCTCGGCGGGGCGCACGCTGGTGGCCAACGTGCTCCGCAACAGCAGCGTCCTGCTGCAGTGGCGCCCGCCTCCCGCCGCGCCAGCCCGCGAGCTGCGGGGCTTCGCGCTCAACTGCTCCTGGGACGGCAGCTACACCCGCTTCCAGTGTGACCGCGTGCAGCTCGGCGCCTCTTGTCGCGACTACCTGGTCCCCGACGTGCACGACAGCGTGCGCTACCGCCTGTGCCTGCAGCCGCTGCTGCGCCGGCCTCGTCGGGAGCCCTCCCCTCCGGGCGCTGCACCGTCCCcgacgccgccgccgccgccgcccgccGAATGCGTGGAGTTCGCGGCCGAGCCGGCTGGCATGAGGGATATCGTCATCGCCATGACGGCCGTCGGGGGCTCCATATGCGTCATGCTCGTTATCATTTGTCTGCTGGTGGCCTACATCACGGAGAATCTCATGCACCCTGCTTTCGGGCGCCCCAGGGGCCGGAGACAGCCCTGA